The Candidatus Polarisedimenticolia bacterium genome includes a window with the following:
- a CDS encoding YggS family pyridoxal phosphate-dependent enzyme encodes MSEIAGNLAALRGRIAQAERRAGRPAGSVALVAVSKTVEPERIRQAFEAGQRAFGENRVQEARSKQPEAPPEAIWHLVGHLQRNKAKEAARLFEMIHSVDSIELLRDLDRHAAGRERPLEVLIQVNLALEAAKHGARREDLPQILAAGSDLRHIKVAGLMIIPPYHPDPERSRPLFRELAELARELGRESCARTPLRELSMGMSEDFEVAVEEGATLVRIGRALFGERPLAARKEPE; translated from the coding sequence ATGTCGGAGATTGCCGGCAACCTGGCCGCGCTGCGCGGGCGGATCGCCCAGGCGGAGCGGCGGGCCGGCCGCCCCGCAGGAAGCGTCGCCCTGGTTGCGGTGAGCAAGACGGTCGAGCCGGAGCGGATCCGCCAGGCTTTCGAGGCCGGTCAGAGAGCTTTCGGCGAGAACCGGGTGCAGGAGGCCAGGAGCAAGCAGCCGGAAGCGCCGCCGGAAGCGATCTGGCACCTCGTCGGGCACCTGCAGCGCAATAAGGCGAAAGAGGCGGCCCGGCTGTTCGAAATGATCCACTCCGTCGATTCGATCGAGCTGCTGCGGGATCTGGACCGCCATGCCGCCGGCCGCGAGCGGCCTCTCGAGGTCCTGATTCAAGTGAACCTGGCCCTGGAAGCGGCGAAGCATGGCGCGCGAAGGGAGGATTTGCCCCAAATCCTGGCGGCCGGAAGCGATTTGCGACATATTAAGGTGGCCGGGTTGATGATCATCCCCCCTTACCACCCGGATCCGGAGCGCTCCCGCCCCCTGTTCCGGGAGCTCGCCGAGCTGGCGCGGGAGCTGGGCCGTGAATCCTGCGCGCGCACTCCCCTGCGGGAGCTGTCGATGGGGATGTCGGAAGATTTCGAGGTCGCGGTGGAGGAAGGGGCTACGCTGGTCCGGATCGGGAGGGCGCTGTTCGGGGAGCGCCCCTTAGCCGCACGGAAGGAGCCGGAATGA
- a CDS encoding DivIVA domain-containing protein → MRITPLDVRGHRFAVKMRGYDKEEVHSFLNFVSEEFEKVVNEVSKLREETSLLKATLGDLTERERILKETLFTAQKLSEEMKEEAKKEGRLLMREAEMRGQRLIDQAQKKVSQLEDSIRGLKLERDTFERRVRSLVEQHLKLLEMHRQEEEIADKLTFIKQKPPESLPGS, encoded by the coding sequence ATGAGAATCACGCCGCTGGATGTGCGCGGGCACCGCTTCGCGGTCAAGATGCGGGGCTACGACAAGGAAGAGGTGCACTCCTTCCTCAACTTCGTCTCGGAGGAGTTCGAGAAGGTGGTCAACGAGGTCAGCAAGCTGCGCGAGGAGACCTCGCTCCTCAAAGCCACCCTCGGAGACCTCACCGAGCGCGAGCGCATCCTGAAGGAAACGCTGTTCACCGCCCAGAAGCTCTCCGAGGAGATGAAGGAGGAGGCCAAGAAGGAAGGGCGCCTCCTGATGCGCGAGGCGGAGATGCGGGGCCAGCGGCTGATCGATCAGGCCCAGAAGAAGGTTTCCCAGCTGGAGGACTCGATCCGCGGCTTGAAGCTGGAGCGCGACACCTTCGAGCGCCGGGTCCGCAGTCTGGTGGAGCAGCACCTCAAGCTGCTGGAGATGCACCGCCAGGAAGAAGAGATCGCCGACAAGCTCACCTTCATCAAGCAGAAACCCCCGGAATCGCTGCCCGGCTCCTGA
- the hutI gene encoding imidazolonepropionase: MQEADLILEHAAELATPVGPAPRTGQDLAALRVVPDAGVAIAGETILFAGPSSELAARVTLKPEGRRLDVSGRTLIPGFVDPHTHLPFAGSREREFEMRLRGRSYEEIAAAGGGILSTVDAVRGAGEQDLLSGSLARLDRMLEWGTTTCEAKSGYGLDLGSEIKQLRAIREAAARHPVEIVPTFLGAHTVPREHRAARDVYIKIVAEEMIPAVAEGRWADYCDVFCERGAFSPAEAERILEAGRRHGLQPRLHADQLSSGGGAELAARLGAASADHLEFISDAGIEAMAAAGVSAILVPGAAFFLMSPRHPPARRLIESGVPVALATDCNPGTCPTEAMPLVLLLACLTLKMSVAEAITAATLNAAHSLGLADRLGSLEEGKQADLQVLSVPNHDHLVYHFGVNHVEKVIKKGRLVRDRLAAGGP; encoded by the coding sequence ATGCAGGAAGCGGACCTCATCCTGGAGCACGCCGCGGAGCTGGCAACGCCCGTCGGGCCTGCGCCGCGCACCGGTCAGGATCTGGCAGCGCTGCGAGTCGTTCCCGATGCCGGCGTGGCCATCGCCGGCGAGACGATCCTTTTCGCCGGTCCGTCGAGCGAGCTGGCCGCCAGAGTCACCCTCAAGCCGGAAGGCCGGCGCCTGGATGTTTCGGGCCGCACCCTAATTCCGGGATTCGTGGATCCGCACACCCATCTTCCCTTCGCCGGCTCGCGCGAGCGGGAGTTCGAGATGCGGCTGCGCGGCCGCAGCTACGAGGAGATTGCCGCCGCCGGCGGGGGCATCCTCAGCACCGTCGACGCGGTGCGCGGCGCCGGCGAGCAGGATCTCCTGAGCGGCTCGCTGGCCCGGCTCGACCGGATGCTGGAGTGGGGCACCACCACCTGCGAAGCGAAAAGCGGCTATGGATTGGACCTCGGATCGGAGATCAAGCAGCTGCGCGCGATCCGGGAAGCCGCGGCGCGCCACCCGGTGGAGATCGTGCCCACGTTCCTGGGGGCGCACACCGTACCGAGAGAGCACCGCGCCGCCCGCGACGTTTACATCAAGATCGTCGCCGAAGAGATGATTCCGGCCGTGGCCGAAGGGCGCTGGGCCGATTACTGCGACGTCTTCTGCGAGCGCGGCGCCTTCTCTCCGGCCGAGGCTGAGCGCATCCTGGAAGCGGGACGCCGACATGGCCTGCAGCCCCGGCTGCACGCCGACCAGCTCTCCTCCGGCGGCGGGGCCGAGCTCGCCGCCCGGCTGGGGGCCGCCTCCGCGGACCATCTCGAGTTCATCTCCGACGCCGGGATTGAGGCGATGGCTGCCGCGGGCGTGAGCGCCATCCTGGTCCCGGGCGCGGCCTTCTTCCTGATGTCCCCGCGTCATCCCCCGGCGCGCCGCCTGATCGAATCGGGCGTGCCGGTGGCACTGGCCACCGACTGCAACCCGGGGACCTGCCCGACCGAGGCGATGCCGCTCGTCCTCCTGCTTGCCTGTCTCACGCTGAAAATGAGCGTCGCCGAAGCGATCACCGCCGCCACGCTGAATGCGGCGCACTCCCTCGGATTGGCCGATCGGCTCGGAAGCCTCGAGGAGGGAAAGCAGGCCGACCTGCAGGTGCTCTCCGTCCCGAACCATGACCATCTCGTCTACCACTTCGGGGTGAACCACGTCGAGAAAGTGATCAAGAAGGGGCGGCTGGTCCGCGACCGCCTCGCGGCCGGAGGGCCCTGA
- a CDS encoding ribonuclease HI family protein, with amino-acid sequence MPSPRPASKPKSLTGRIDGGARGNPGPAGIGVLLEDDAGRREEIYGFLGAATNNVAEYVALLVLLHHGIRRGAARLAVHSDSELLVRQIKGEYRVKNPRLQQLHAEARRLMRRIPEVTVRHVRREENQDADRLANRAMDERQSSEPLPAEIRELLEAGAQGTLFAGPPG; translated from the coding sequence GTGCCGAGCCCCCGGCCGGCGAGCAAGCCTAAAAGCCTGACGGGCCGGATCGACGGGGGCGCCCGCGGCAACCCGGGTCCCGCCGGCATCGGCGTACTCCTCGAAGACGATGCCGGCCGGCGCGAAGAGATTTACGGATTTCTCGGAGCCGCCACCAACAATGTCGCCGAGTATGTCGCGCTGCTGGTGCTCTTGCACCACGGCATCCGGCGCGGCGCAGCCCGCCTGGCGGTCCACTCCGACTCCGAGCTCCTGGTCCGTCAGATCAAAGGCGAATACCGCGTGAAGAACCCGCGCCTGCAGCAGCTGCACGCCGAGGCGCGCCGGCTCATGCGGCGCATCCCCGAAGTGACGGTCCGGCATGTCCGGCGCGAGGAGAACCAGGATGCCGATCGCCTCGCCAACCGAGCCATGGACGAGCGGCAATCCTCCGAGCCGCTGCCGGCCGAGATCCGGGAGCTGCTGGAAGCAGGGGCCCAGGGTACCCTTTTCGCCGGCCCTCCCGGCTGA
- a CDS encoding cyclodeaminase/cyclohydrolase family protein — protein MLVDMKLKEFVESLGAGTPTPGGGSAAALSGGIAAALGGMVCELTLGKAKYESVTEEMQKSRDALSGLKKDLLALVDRDSESYDEVSKAMRLPKETPEQKAARREAIEKASRFATEIPVKTAETCLAVMEQIKQVAKHGNPNAASDAGVAAHLAHAGVSGAAMNVRINLKSIPDADLNRRLDERMDKLEAQATKLLEETRGIVAQRLER, from the coding sequence ATGCTGGTCGACATGAAGCTCAAGGAGTTCGTGGAGTCTTTGGGAGCGGGCACCCCCACCCCCGGCGGCGGCAGCGCGGCGGCGCTTTCCGGGGGGATCGCGGCGGCGCTCGGCGGAATGGTATGCGAGCTGACGCTCGGGAAGGCGAAGTACGAGTCGGTTACCGAGGAGATGCAGAAAAGCCGTGACGCTCTGTCGGGATTGAAGAAGGATCTCCTGGCGCTGGTGGATCGCGATTCGGAGTCCTACGACGAGGTTTCCAAGGCGATGCGGCTCCCCAAGGAGACCCCGGAGCAGAAGGCGGCGCGGCGCGAGGCGATCGAAAAGGCCAGCCGCTTTGCCACCGAGATCCCGGTCAAGACCGCCGAGACCTGCCTGGCGGTCATGGAGCAGATCAAGCAGGTGGCGAAGCACGGCAATCCGAACGCCGCGTCCGATGCCGGCGTGGCGGCGCACCTGGCGCACGCGGGAGTCTCCGGGGCGGCCATGAACGTTCGCATCAATTTGAAGAGCATTCCGGATGCCGATTTGAACCGGCGTCTCGACGAGCGGATGGACAAGCTCGAAGCGCAGGCGACGAAGCTCCTGGAGGAGACGCGCGGCATCGTCGCGCAGCGGCTGGAGAGGTAG